DNA from Deinococcota bacterium:
GGAAGCGAAGAGGAGACGAGATGAACAGAGAATTTATGGACGCTCTAAACCAGCTCGCGGTCGAGCGGGGCCTAGACCGCGAGGAGCTGCTCACCCGCTTCGAGGAGTCGCTCGAGCAGGCCTACGAGCGCAACATCGAGCCGGGCAAGCAGATCGAGGTCGAGATCGACCCCGAGAGCGGCGAGATCGAGGTCTTAGTGATCCGGCGGGTGGTCGAGGCGGTCGAGAACCCCGAAACCGAGATCAGCCTCGAGGAGGCGCTCAAGGAAGACCCCACCATCGAAGTCGGCATGGAGCTCGAGTACCCGGTGGACCCCGACAGGTTCACCCGCATCGCGGTGCAGACGACCAAGCAGGTGATCACCCAAAAGATCCGCGAGGCCGAGCGCGAAATAGTCTTCAACGAGTACAAGGACCGCGCCGGCGACGTGATCACCGCGGTGGTCTCACGCCAGGACAACAAGCGCAATGCCTTTGTGGACCTGGGCCGCGGCGAGGCCATCATGCCGCCCAAGGAGCAGATCCCCGGTGAACGCTACGTCGTCGGCATGCGCGTCAAGGTCTTCGTGCGCAAGGTCGAGCAGTCGACTCGCGGTCCCAGCATCCTGGTGTCGCGCGCCGCGCCCGAGCTCTTGGAGTACCTCATGCGCCAGGAGATCCCTGAGGTGAACGACGGCACCGTCGAGATCAAGGCCATCGCCCGCGAGGCCGGCCAGCGCTCCAAGGTCGCCGTCACCAGCCGCAACCCCAACGTCGACCCCATCGGCGCCTGCATCGGCCACCGCGGCAGCCGCATCCAGGCCGTCACCGGCGAGCTCCAGCGCGAGCGCATCGACATCATCCCCTGGGACGCCAACCCTAGAGAGTTCGTCCGCAACGCCTTGTCCCCCGCCAAGGTGGGCACCATCGACCTCGATCAGGACGGCAAGGCGGCCAAGGTCACGGTCGCCTCCGACCAACTCTCCTTGGCGATCGGCAAGGGCGGCCAGAACGTGCGCTTGGCGGCCAAGCTGACCGACTTCAAGATCGATCTGCTCGCCTCCGAGACCGTCAGCGACCTGGACGCCGCTATCCAGGCCGCCGCCGCCAGGGGCGAGGACGTCAGCGCGCCCAGCGCCAAGCGCGCCGCCTTTGAGGCGCTCTTCAGCGCCTCGCCGCGCGACGACGAGGACGAGGGTGATAAGGAAGGTGACAGGGCCGAGGGTGACAGGGCTGAAGGTGATAAGGTTGAAGGTGACAGGGCCGAAGGTGACGGGGCCGAGGGCGACAGGGCCGAGGGCGACAGGGTCAAAGTCGGCGAGGACCAGGGTTGACGATGAGCGCCGGCGCCCACACCCCCGGCCGCGGCTCCCGGCCCAAGCACGTGCCCATGCGGCGCTGCCTGGCCTGTCGGGCCTCCCGGCCCCAGGCCGAGCTCGTCCGGCTGGTTCAGGAGGAGGGGCAGTGGCAACTCGACCCCGGCAGCAAGGCGCCGGGGCGGGGGGCCTGGCTCTGCCGCGACAGCAGCGAATGCCACAGCGCCAAGGCGCTCAAGCGGAGTCTGAAGGGCCAGGCCGAGCGCGTGGCGAACGAGCTTCGCGGCTATTTTGAGGGAAGGGTCGAAGTTGAGGGAAGGGTCGAAACCCAAGCCGGCTCGCGACTCGAACCAGCAGGGGGCGCGCAGCCGGAAGCGTCAAAGGCACAGGGCTCCAGGACACAGGGCTCCAGGCCGGGCCGCGTGCGCGTCAACACGGCTACAGTCAACTCAGCCACAAACGAGAGCAGCACAAGCGAGAGCAGCAGGAACGGAACAACCAAGAACGGGAACAGCAGGAACGAAAACGGAGGACCGAATGCCTAAGGTACGCATCTATCAGCTCGCCAAGGAGCTCGCCGTCGACACCAAGGAGATGCTCGACATCTTGGACGGCATGGGCGTCGAGTACAAATCGCACTCGAGCACCATAGCGGACGACGTCGCCGACACCGTCAAGCAGCTCGTCAGCGAGGAACGCGGGGGAGCGCCGAGCGCGTCCGCCCAGGCCGCGGCTACACAGGGCGCGACCCAGGGAGCCTCACAGGGCGCGACCGCCGTCGCCACCGAAACCAGAACGGCGAGCAAAACCGAGGCCCAGCCGGAAACCCAGCCCAAAGACCCCGAGGCGCCCCCGCGCGCGCCCGTGGTGACGGTGATGGGCCACGTCGACCACGGCAAGACCTCGCTGCTGGACTACATCCGCAACACCAAAGTGGCCGCCAGGGAAGCCGGCGGCATCACCCAGCACATCGGCGCCTACCAGGCCCAGACCAAACACGGCCCCATCACCTTTTTGGACACGCCGGGCCACGAGGCCTTTACGGCGATTCGCCAGCGCGGCGCCAACGTCACCGACATCGCGGTGATCGTGGTCGCCGCCGACGACTCGATCATGCCGCAGACCCGCGAGGCCATCGCCCACGCCAAGGCCGCAAGGGTGCCCATCATCGTGGCCATCAACAAGACCGACCTGCCCCGGGCCAACGTGGATAAGGTCAAGCAGGACCTCATGCGCGTCGAGCTGGTGCCCGAGGACTACGGCGGCGACACCGTCACCGTGCCGCTCAGCGCGCTTACCGGCGACGGCGTGGACGGCCTGCTCGAGATGATCTCGCTCGTCGCCGAGGTCGAGGACCTGCGCGCCCGTCAAGAGGGCCCGGCCAAGGCCGTGGTCATCGAGTCCATCCTCGACAAGCGCGCGGGCGTCTTGGCGACCGTCTTGGTCCGCGAGGGCCAGCTCAAGGTCGCCGACTACATCACGGCCGGCGAGACCTGGGCCAAGGTGCGCGCCCTGAGCGACTCGGGCGGCGCGCGCCTCAAGGAGGCCGGGCCGTCGACGCCCGTGCAGGTGCTGGGCTTCAGCGAGCAGCCCGTGGCCGGCCAGGAGGTCGTGGCGGTGGCCAGCGAGGCCGAAGCCAAGCGCATCACCAGCGAGCGCACCCTGGAGCGCAAGGCGACCGAGCTGCTCGAGCGCGAAAAGAAGACCGTCACCTTGGCCGACCTCTTCGGCCAGCCCAAGTCGAACGCCATCAAGCTCATCTTGCGCGCCGACACCCAGGGCTCTTTGGAGGCCATCAAGGGCGTGCTCGCCCGTGAAGCCACCGACGAGGTCGCCATCGACATCATGCTCGACGCCGTGGGCGCGCCCACCGAGGCCGACCTGCTCTTGGCCGGCACCGGCCCCGCCACGGTCATCACCTTCGGCGTCAATCCCGCCGGCAGCGTGAGCAAGGCCGCCGACCGCCAGGGCATCGTCATCAAGACCTACCGCATCATCTATGAACTGATCGAGGACATTCAGCGCATGGTGCGCGGCCAGACCGAGCCCGAGTTCGAGGAGAGGGTGATCGGCCACGCCGAGGTCCGCGCCGTCATCCGCGTGCCGCGCTCGGGCAACATCGCCGGGTCATATGTCACCGACGGCGTGATTCGCCGCGGCGCCAAGGCGCGACTCGTTCGCGCCGGCAAAGAGGTCTACAAGGGCTCCATCGCCCAGCTACGGCGCTTCAAGGACGACGTGCGCGAAGTCTCGAGCGGCTTCGAGTGCGGCGTCAACCTGCAAAACTACGAGAACGTGCAAGAGGGCGACATCATCGAGGCCTACGAGCTCGTCGAAGTGCCCGCCTAGCGGGGCGCAACCCAAACCAGAACAGCCGCGGGCGTGCCTGCGGCTGTTCTTTTGACGCGCCTTTTGACGCTCCCTGACAGGCCGCTGTGACGGATACACCCGAAATCCCGGGGGCGCCTCCTAACATAAGCTCATGGTTTATCCGGCTAAGGAGGACGGTCATGGCAGCTTCGAGAAGGCTTAAAGCAAGCAGGTTGGTGCCGAAATACCTCAAAAGAGCCAGGTCGCTCAGGCAGAAACTCCTCACCAACGCCTTTGTGGACCTGCACGACCACCGGCGCACGGTCCTGCTGGCAGGCACGGGCCGGAGCGGCACCACCTGGATCGGCGACATAATCAACCACGACAACAGCTACCGGGTGATGTTCGAGCCCTTTCACTCGAGAGAAGTTCCCCTGCTCAAGCACTTCGCCTACAACCAGTACCTGAGGCCGGGCAATCGGGACAAGCGCTTCGCCGAGCCCATCAAAGCCGTCCTGGCGGGCCGGGTCCGGCACGACTGGATCGACAAGTACAACCGCCGGCGCTTCGCCACGAAGCGGCTCATCAAGGACATCCGCGTCAACTTCATGCTCAAATGGATCAAGGCCAACTTTCCCGACATCCCCATCATCTTGCTGCTCAGACACCCCTGCGCCGTCGCCCACTCGAGGCTCAAGCTGGGCTGGGGCCTCCAGAAGTTCGAAAACCTGATCGCCCAGGACGCGCTCATGGCGGACTTTCTGGAGCCGTTTCGGCCCTTGATGGAAAACACCCACGACCTCTTCGACAAGCACGTGCTGATGTGGTGCCTGCAAAACTACGTGCCCCTCAAGCAGTTCGAGCCCGGTCAGATCCACGTCGCCTTCTACGAGCACTTCTGCACCCAGCCGCAGGCGGAGATCGAAAAGATGTTCTCGTTCCTGGGCGTTCCCGCGGACAGCCAAAAGCTCCTGGACGCCATCAACAGGCCTTCCGCGCTTTCGCGTCAGGGCAGCGCGGTCCTGCTCGGCCAGAGCCTGACGGAGAGCTGGCGCAAGGAGGTCGGCAAGGAGCAGCTTCGACGAGCCGTCGCCACGCTGAGCCTGTTCGGGCTGCACCACCTCTACGGCGAGGAGTCCATGCCGCTGGTGGCTACCGACCTGGTGCCAAGAGACCTGGTGGCGAGAGACCTGGTGGCGAGAGGCGACGGGCAGCGCGCTCGAGCCCAGGAAGCGACGCCGCGCGGCAGCGGAGACCGGCGGTCCGCCGCGACCTGAACTACCGGCAAGTCCCGCACCCCCGGCAAGTCCCGCACCCCCGGCAAGCCCTGAACTACCGGCAAGCCCGGAGATGCTGTACACTGGGTCCTGTGCGGCGAACGGTCTTGAACTGGAAGCAGGGCATCTGGAAGCAGGGCATCTGGAAGCAGGGCGTGTTGGCGGCCATGGCACTCTGTCTGGCACTGTCTCCCGTCCACGGCGCCTCCGGACAGGAGGGAACCGGAGAAAGCCGCATGAACGCGCCGGGGCTGCCCCTTCTCGAGCAGCCCGCCCGCCAGGTGTCGGCGCCGCTCATGAGCCGCAAGGCGCCCCTCCTCGCCAGCCTGGGCGTACTCCTGCTGCTGTTCGCGCCCTCTCTGTGGCGACCCTTCAGGGGGCGGATCCGCCCCCTGGAGGGTCGCAGGCCCGGTATCTACAGCTTCCGAAAACTCCAGCTCGAGGGCGGATGAAAATTGAGGGTCCAACATTGAAGGTCGAGAGGCTAGGTGCCGATCGAGTTTCAATGGTCTCAATGTTCAGTGGTCAATACCTGGTGGTCAATTTTTAAGTTAGTCTCGAGTTTTGGAGCGATTATGACGAGAAGAAACGTAATGGGCGCCTTGATCCTGCTGGTGATGCTGGGCGCGCTCATCTACTTGTGGCAGCCCTGGCTGCCGGCCGACGAGGCCCGGCTGCGGCCCGGGCTCGACCTCCAGGGCGGGCTCAGGGTGGTGCTCGAGGCCGAGGGCGAGGCGGCGCCGGTCCGCGAGGACCTGGTCGCCGCGCGCAACGTCATCGAGAACCGCGTCAACCAGTTCGGCGTGGCCGAGCCCTTGGTGCAGACCAGCGGCAACAACCGCATCGTGGTCGAGCTGCCCGGCCTCAGCGCCGAAGAGCAGCAGCGGGCCCAGGAGATCATCGGCCAGCAGGCCGTCTTGGAGTTTCGCCTGGTGCGGACGGGCGCCACCGACCCGCTGACCCTAGCCGACCTCGAGCCCCCCGCCTTTACCGGCGAGATGATCCGCAGCGCCCAGGCCGACTTCAACCGCGCGGGCGCCGTCACCCTGGGCGGCGCGGTGGTGCTCTTCGGCGTTCACCGCGAGTTCGCCGACGACTTCGGCCGCTTTACCCAGAGCAGCGTCGGCCGGCGCATGGCCATCGTCCTTGACGACGTAATCATCAGCGCGCCGAATATCTCCTCGCGCATCTCCGACGAAGGGCAGATAACCGGCATGGCCGACCTGCAAGAGGCCAGCGACCTGGCCCTGGTGCTCCGGAGCGGCAGCCTGCCCATCTCGCTCTCGATCCAGGAGATCCGCGCCATCGGCCCCACCCTGGGCGCCGACAGCGTCCGCTCGGGGACCATCGCCGCCTTGATCGGCGGCCTGCTGGTCGTCGTCACCGTGCTGCTCTACTACGGCCCGCTCTTCGGCGGCGTGCTCGTCTTGGGCCTCGTCTTCGCCATGCTGATAATCTTCGGCGCCTTGGCGGGCCTCGGCGCGGTCATCACCCTGCCCGGCCTGGCCGGCTTGATCCTCACCATCGGCGCGGCCGTGGACGGCAACGTTATATCGTTCGAGCGTATCAAGGAGGAGCTGAGAGAAGGCAAGAGCCTGCGGCTGGCCATGCGCGGCGGCTTCGCCAACTCGCTCTCGGCCATCATCGACGCCAACGTGACCACGCTCTTGGCGGCGGCGACGCTCTACCAGTACATGACCGGGCCGGTGCGCGGCTTCGCCATCACCCTGGCCATCGGCATCTTAGCGGCGCTCTTCATCAACACCATCGTGGTGCCCTGGCTGCTCGACGTCTTGACCCTGCGTTTCAAGAAGCCCAGGATGCCCAGGGGCTTTTACGCCAGCGG
Protein-coding regions in this window:
- the nusA gene encoding transcription termination factor NusA gives rise to the protein MNREFMDALNQLAVERGLDREELLTRFEESLEQAYERNIEPGKQIEVEIDPESGEIEVLVIRRVVEAVENPETEISLEEALKEDPTIEVGMELEYPVDPDRFTRIAVQTTKQVITQKIREAEREIVFNEYKDRAGDVITAVVSRQDNKRNAFVDLGRGEAIMPPKEQIPGERYVVGMRVKVFVRKVEQSTRGPSILVSRAAPELLEYLMRQEIPEVNDGTVEIKAIAREAGQRSKVAVTSRNPNVDPIGACIGHRGSRIQAVTGELQRERIDIIPWDANPREFVRNALSPAKVGTIDLDQDGKAAKVTVASDQLSLAIGKGGQNVRLAAKLTDFKIDLLASETVSDLDAAIQAAAARGEDVSAPSAKRAAFEALFSASPRDDEDEGDKEGDRAEGDRAEGDKVEGDRAEGDGAEGDRAEGDRVKVGEDQG
- a CDS encoding YlxR family protein; this translates as MSAGAHTPGRGSRPKHVPMRRCLACRASRPQAELVRLVQEEGQWQLDPGSKAPGRGAWLCRDSSECHSAKALKRSLKGQAERVANELRGYFEGRVEVEGRVETQAGSRLEPAGGAQPEASKAQGSRTQGSRPGRVRVNTATVNSATNESSTSESSRNGTTKNGNSRNENGGPNA
- the infB gene encoding translation initiation factor IF-2 — encoded protein: MPKVRIYQLAKELAVDTKEMLDILDGMGVEYKSHSSTIADDVADTVKQLVSEERGGAPSASAQAAATQGATQGASQGATAVATETRTASKTEAQPETQPKDPEAPPRAPVVTVMGHVDHGKTSLLDYIRNTKVAAREAGGITQHIGAYQAQTKHGPITFLDTPGHEAFTAIRQRGANVTDIAVIVVAADDSIMPQTREAIAHAKAARVPIIVAINKTDLPRANVDKVKQDLMRVELVPEDYGGDTVTVPLSALTGDGVDGLLEMISLVAEVEDLRARQEGPAKAVVIESILDKRAGVLATVLVREGQLKVADYITAGETWAKVRALSDSGGARLKEAGPSTPVQVLGFSEQPVAGQEVVAVASEAEAKRITSERTLERKATELLEREKKTVTLADLFGQPKSNAIKLILRADTQGSLEAIKGVLAREATDEVAIDIMLDAVGAPTEADLLLAGTGPATVITFGVNPAGSVSKAADRQGIVIKTYRIIYELIEDIQRMVRGQTEPEFEERVIGHAEVRAVIRVPRSGNIAGSYVTDGVIRRGAKARLVRAGKEVYKGSIAQLRRFKDDVREVSSGFECGVNLQNYENVQEGDIIEAYELVEVPA
- a CDS encoding sulfotransferase domain-containing protein, with the translated sequence MPKYLKRARSLRQKLLTNAFVDLHDHRRTVLLAGTGRSGTTWIGDIINHDNSYRVMFEPFHSREVPLLKHFAYNQYLRPGNRDKRFAEPIKAVLAGRVRHDWIDKYNRRRFATKRLIKDIRVNFMLKWIKANFPDIPIILLLRHPCAVAHSRLKLGWGLQKFENLIAQDALMADFLEPFRPLMENTHDLFDKHVLMWCLQNYVPLKQFEPGQIHVAFYEHFCTQPQAEIEKMFSFLGVPADSQKLLDAINRPSALSRQGSAVLLGQSLTESWRKEVGKEQLRRAVATLSLFGLHHLYGEESMPLVATDLVPRDLVARDLVARGDGQRARAQEATPRGSGDRRSAAT
- the secD gene encoding protein translocase subunit SecD, whose amino-acid sequence is MTRRNVMGALILLVMLGALIYLWQPWLPADEARLRPGLDLQGGLRVVLEAEGEAAPVREDLVAARNVIENRVNQFGVAEPLVQTSGNNRIVVELPGLSAEEQQRAQEIIGQQAVLEFRLVRTGATDPLTLADLEPPAFTGEMIRSAQADFNRAGAVTLGGAVVLFGVHREFADDFGRFTQSSVGRRMAIVLDDVIISAPNISSRISDEGQITGMADLQEASDLALVLRSGSLPISLSIQEIRAIGPTLGADSVRSGTIAALIGGLLVVVTVLLYYGPLFGGVLVLGLVFAMLIIFGALAGLGAVITLPGLAGLILTIGAAVDGNVISFERIKEELREGKSLRLAMRGGFANSLSAIIDANVTTLLAAATLYQYMTGPVRGFAITLAIGILAALFINTIVVPWLLDVLTLRFKKPRMPRGFYASGFSFVRRAPVVMAVSGLLAVGAIVVLSVKDLNLSTDFTGGLNTLLSVPEATTVPEVRAAIDSLGIPGVSGGAATVQEVQATGLGGREMSVRVGLVEEPAALEQFPAALAANLSGGVLQADFVGPAIGEDLRTAAWSAMLVAFAIILLYVGWRFWPTWIVAIAAVLAVAHDVGIVMGVLDLSGAEFGIPVLAALLFVVGYSLNDSIIVADRIRENLRVVRGKSYAEIVDLSVNQTLSRTIMTSGTTLLPVLALFFFGGSVLRDFSLTLLIGIGVGTYSSIFILAPMIVWFKGRGRRKARKPVTAPSI